Proteins encoded together in one Oncorhynchus nerka isolate Pitt River linkage group LG19, Oner_Uvic_2.0, whole genome shotgun sequence window:
- the LOC115146979 gene encoding purine-rich element-binding protein gamma-like, which translates to MMSETTYSRGMERDRGRITSDSMARGAYPQQYVHPGSQQQGIDIQELASKRVDIQKKRFYLDVKQSARGRFLKIAEVWIGRERHDNIRKSKLTLSMSMAPDLRYCLGDFIDYYAHIGLRGGLVPRPEEQSNGQGRPHDSRRKPQDQHAASVSPTGSAVSEEHTHRVLKSEFIERDNRKYYLDLKENQRGRFLRIRQTVSRGHGAIGYYGQGIDQTIVLPAQGLIEFRDALSQLIEDYGDDDATEELGRGNGNHEESTEFPEAASFRVDNKRFYFDVGSNRYGVFLKISEVKQPYRNTITVPMKAWAKFGDNFIRYEEEMQRMFTCHKEKRTETREDVGEQDD; encoded by the coding sequence ATGATGTCTGAAACAACATATTCAAGAGGGATGGAACGAGACAGAGGAAGGATTACATCAGATTCAATGGCGAGAGGCGCATATCCTCAACAGTATGTTCACCCTGGCAGTCAGCAGCAGGGCATAGACATTCAGGAGCTTGCCTCTAAACGTGTCGACATCCAGAAGAAACGGTTTTATTTGGATGTAAAACAAAGTGCACGGGGCCGATTCCTAAAAATTGCAGAGGTTTGGATTGGAAGAGAACGTCATGATAACATCAGAAAAAGCAAATTAACGCTATCCATGTCAATGGCACCCGATCTACGTTATTGCCTGGGGGACTTCATTGATTATTACGCTCATATTGGGTTGAGAGGTGGCCTGGTACCACGGCCAGAAGAGCAGAGCAATGGCCAGGGCCGCCCGCACGATTCCCGCAGAAAACCGCAGGATCAACACGCAGCATCAGTGTCTCCCACTGGCTCTGCGGTGTCGGAGGAACATACTCATCGCGTCCTGAAGAGTGAATTCATTGAGAGAGACAATAGAAAGTACTATTTGGACCTGAAAGAGAACCAGCGAGGCAGGTTCCTCCGCATCAGACAGACTGTCAGCAGAGGACATGGGGCCATCGGTTACTACGGCCAGGGCATCGATCAAACCATAGTGTTGCCGGCTCAAGGGCTAATCGAATTCAGAGATGCACTGTCGCAGCTGATTGAAGACTACGGCGATGATGATGCCACGGAAGAGCTTGGAAGAGGCAATGGGAACCATGAAGAATCCACCGAGTTTCCCGAGGCAGCATCATTCCGAGTGGACAATAAGAGGTTTTATTTCGACGTTGGTTCCAATCGGTATGGTGTCTTTTTAAAGATTAGCGAGGTAAAACAGCCATACAGGAACACCATAACGGTTCCCATGAAAGCCTGGGCCAAATTTGGAGATAATTTCATTAGGTATGAGGAAGAAATGCAGCGGATGTTCACCTGTCA